A genomic segment from Peribacillus sp. ACCC06369 encodes:
- a CDS encoding DUF6241 domain-containing protein produces MNKFRWSMVGLIAAAAVISVVMTIYQNAKNYEERREAKSTPVEILNKDDEEAEMEEQTAAIGGVEDSTGLSATSTQDEVIEVMHHMTHQKVISEDKWGSVQMNPENINEVYEIVKDSEFSLKRHLLRIVTGWKEGNFENVDQDHNFFWEYQGGTVGKATGVLNSDEEAEFIDNNF; encoded by the coding sequence ATGAACAAATTTAGATGGTCAATGGTTGGACTTATAGCAGCTGCAGCAGTAATTTCAGTGGTAATGACTATTTATCAGAATGCTAAAAATTATGAAGAGAGGCGGGAAGCTAAAAGTACTCCTGTGGAAATTTTGAATAAGGATGATGAAGAAGCAGAAATGGAAGAACAAACTGCAGCAATTGGCGGAGTTGAAGATTCAACTGGTCTTAGCGCTACTTCAACTCAAGATGAAGTCATTGAGGTTATGCATCACATGACACATCAAAAAGTTATTTCTGAAGACAAATGGGGATCAGTTCAGATGAATCCTGAAAACATTAACGAAGTTTACGAAATAGTGAAAGATAGCGAATTCTCTCTTAAACGTCATTTGTTAAGAATCGTAACTGGCTGGAAAGAAGGAAACTTTGAAAACGTTGATCAAGATCATAACTTCTTTTGGGAATATCAAGGTGGAACTGTTGGAAAAGCTACTGGAGTCCTTAACTCGGATGAAGAAGCAGAATTTATCGATAATAACTTTTAA
- a CDS encoding YgzB family protein, producing the protein MAKHSSKINKIRTFALSLIFIGFIVMYIGLFFKSHPVVMTLFMGLGLLFIIASTGVYFWIGMLSTKTIQVVCPNCSKPTKILGRVDICMHCEEPLTLDKKLEGEEFNEKYNRKSLHD; encoded by the coding sequence ATGGCTAAACATTCTAGCAAAATCAATAAAATACGTACATTTGCTTTGAGTTTGATTTTCATCGGCTTTATCGTAATGTATATCGGGCTTTTCTTCAAATCACATCCAGTTGTCATGACACTTTTCATGGGGCTTGGCCTTTTATTCATAATCGCAAGCACCGGGGTTTATTTTTGGATTGGAATGCTTTCTACAAAAACGATCCAGGTTGTCTGTCCTAACTGCAGCAAACCTACAAAAATATTAGGGCGTGTAGATATTTGCATGCATTGTGAAGAACCCTTGACCCTTGACAAAAAGTTGGAAGGCGAAGAATTTAACGAAAAATATAATCGCAAAAGCCTGCATGATTAG
- the perR gene encoding peroxide-responsive transcriptional repressor PerR, with product MSEVQLKEALDSLKDTGVRITPQRHAILEYLISSMSHPTADDIYKALEGKFPNMSVATVYNNLRVFREVGLVKELTYGDSSARFDFVTTNHYHVICQTCGKIVDFDYPALDEVEHFAAQVTGFNVSHHRMEIYGDCTDCAKKETH from the coding sequence GTGTCTGAAGTTCAGTTAAAAGAAGCATTGGATTCCCTAAAAGATACCGGTGTAAGAATAACTCCTCAACGCCATGCGATACTTGAGTATTTGATAAGCTCCATGTCCCACCCTACCGCGGATGATATATATAAAGCGCTGGAAGGCAAGTTTCCAAATATGAGCGTGGCGACAGTTTATAATAACCTGCGTGTTTTCCGGGAGGTAGGCTTGGTAAAAGAACTTACTTATGGTGATTCTTCAGCCAGGTTTGATTTCGTAACGACGAATCATTATCATGTAATCTGTCAAACCTGTGGGAAAATTGTGGATTTCGACTATCCTGCATTGGATGAAGTCGAGCATTTCGCGGCACAAGTCACCGGTTTCAATGTCAGTCACCATCGGATGGAAATCTACGGCGACTGTACGGATTGTGCGAAAAAAGAAACGCATTAA
- a CDS encoding nucleotidyltransferase-like protein, whose product MEDILRPIYQERASLKSTLGILLIEKREDNSPITDTFDYILFVIADEAQEAVFLKHYTYQDKKAALHIVKEDQLKEWLLLGTNRKVVDWIYNGKVLFDRNEYLDRLKTEIREFPFYGRKLKMGMEFAKLIRRYMDGKSFFEKGHYLEAYNHIVHSLHHLARLEIIEQGFYPEVTVWNQVKQMEPEIYKLYKELISSEETLEKRLELLFLASEFLIYSRTNAGSQHLVEIMGTKEDPWTIAELMEHPEVKFYSVDLGVLLEYLIEKKVIDVIKAETKGHEVYHRFYRVSKNF is encoded by the coding sequence ATGGAAGATATCCTTCGCCCGATTTATCAAGAGCGAGCAAGCTTAAAATCTACACTTGGAATCTTGTTAATAGAAAAAAGAGAAGATAATAGCCCGATTACCGATACATTTGATTACATCCTATTTGTGATTGCAGACGAAGCCCAGGAGGCCGTGTTTTTAAAACACTACACTTATCAGGATAAAAAGGCAGCCTTACATATCGTAAAGGAAGACCAGTTAAAAGAATGGCTCCTATTAGGGACGAACCGCAAAGTGGTTGACTGGATCTATAATGGGAAGGTCCTTTTTGACCGGAATGAATATTTGGACCGTTTGAAAACCGAAATCCGGGAGTTCCCCTTCTATGGAAGGAAGTTAAAGATGGGGATGGAGTTTGCGAAGTTAATTCGCAGGTACATGGATGGGAAAAGCTTTTTTGAAAAAGGTCATTATCTTGAGGCATACAACCATATCGTTCATTCCCTACATCACTTGGCACGTTTGGAAATAATAGAACAAGGCTTTTATCCGGAGGTTACGGTCTGGAACCAAGTGAAGCAAATGGAACCTGAGATCTACAAGTTGTATAAAGAATTGATCAGCAGTGAGGAAACTCTTGAAAAAAGATTGGAGCTTCTATTCCTTGCGAGTGAATTTCTTATTTATTCGAGGACGAATGCAGGTTCACAGCATTTGGTAGAAATAATGGGGACGAAAGAAGATCCGTGGACGATTGCGGAGCTTATGGAGCATCCGGAAGTTAAGTTTTATTCAGTCGACCTAGGTGTTCTGTTGGAATATTTGATAGAGAAGAAGGTAATCGATGTCATCAAAGCGGAGACAAAAGGACACGAGGTTTATCATCGGTTTTATCGAGTTTCAAAAAACTTTTAA
- a CDS encoding site-specific integrase gives MKNIKLLRDRQKTIDTLDNKEIEKLIRTIRKEKTFISFRDEVIILVFLDTGVRLSELVSIEVNDVRGNIIIIRRTKNLFERTVYLSETTQEQLSRYIKIRGDVETTKLFISQDNKQLNRHSIQTRLTKYGKEAMINKRVSPHIFRHTMAKRMIVSGVDAFSLMHLLGHTDITVTKRYVNLWGQDLEQKHKLHGALKGLKI, from the coding sequence ATGAAGAACATCAAATTATTAAGGGATAGACAAAAGACAATTGATACATTGGACAATAAAGAAATTGAAAAACTTATAAGGACAATTAGAAAAGAAAAAACGTTTATATCCTTTAGAGATGAAGTAATCATACTTGTTTTCCTAGATACTGGAGTCAGATTGTCTGAACTTGTAAGCATTGAAGTAAATGATGTTAGAGGGAACATTATCATTATTAGAAGAACAAAGAATCTCTTTGAAAGAACGGTTTACTTATCTGAAACGACACAAGAGCAGCTAAGCAGATATATAAAGATAAGAGGAGACGTTGAGACAACCAAACTGTTCATAAGCCAGGATAATAAACAATTAAATCGACATAGCATTCAAACTAGGCTTACTAAGTATGGGAAGGAAGCAATGATAAATAAGCGAGTTAGTCCTCATATATTTAGACATACGATGGCTAAGAGGATGATTGTTTCAGGTGTGGATGCATTCTCTTTAATGCATTTACTTGGTCATACAGATATCACTGTTACTAAAAGATATGTGAATTTATGGGGACAAGATCTGGAGCAAAAGCATAAGTTGCACGGAGCATTAAAAGGATTAAAGATATAG
- a CDS encoding IS3 family transposase (programmed frameshift): protein MERKNTGKKYNNEFKKTIVDLYHSGNSVKELSGEYGVSEVTIYKWVKEFTPIGLGEESMTPKELAAIQKENLRLKQEVENLKKGYGHIREKVTETDLTEFIEEHKKQYPVQKMCEILEIPRSSHYQSLQIVVSNREQENQEITKEIHLIYLESKGRYGAPKIHESLLTKGFSLSLKRVQRLMSKARIRSITKKKYRPYPSKEKVIQLDNLLKRDFTTQTINEKWVADITYIHTLKDGWCYLASVLDLHSKKIVGYSFSRSMTTELVIKAFNNAHLSQKPSEGLVLHTDLGSQYTSSEFTQHIQNHHIKQSFSQKGCPYDNACIESFHALLKKEEVNHVQYLDYQTAKLAMFQFIEGWYNRKRIHSSLGYQTPQAIEDRIRNTA, encoded by the exons TTGGAACGTAAGAATACAGGTAAAAAATACAATAATGAATTCAAGAAGACTATTGTAGATCTTTATCACTCGGGTAATTCGGTCAAAGAATTAAGCGGCGAATATGGCGTATCAGAAGTTACCATTTATAAATGGGTTAAAGAATTTACTCCAATCGGTTTAGGGGAAGAGTCCATGACTCCAAAGGAATTAGCCGCCATTCAAAAGGAAAACCTTCGGTTAAAGCAAGAAGTTGAAA ATCTTAAAAAAGGCTATGGCCATATTCGCGAAAAAGTAACCGAAACAGATCTTACCGAATTTATTGAGGAACACAAGAAACAATATCCCGTACAGAAGATGTGTGAAATACTAGAAATCCCAAGAAGCAGCCATTATCAGTCCCTTCAAATAGTCGTATCAAATCGCGAACAGGAAAACCAAGAAATCACGAAGGAAATTCATCTCATTTACCTGGAAAGCAAGGGACGATATGGGGCTCCAAAGATTCATGAAAGCTTATTAACCAAAGGGTTTTCCCTAAGTCTAAAGCGTGTTCAACGCTTAATGAGCAAGGCGAGAATTCGTTCTATTACTAAGAAAAAATACCGTCCCTATCCATCTAAAGAAAAGGTTATTCAATTGGATAATTTGTTAAAACGAGACTTCACTACTCAGACCATTAATGAGAAATGGGTAGCAGATATTACGTATATCCATACGTTAAAAGACGGATGGTGTTATTTAGCTTCGGTATTAGACCTTCATTCTAAGAAAATAGTAGGGTATTCATTTTCTCGTTCAATGACGACAGAACTGGTCATAAAAGCTTTCAATAACGCACACCTATCACAAAAGCCCTCGGAGGGCTTAGTTCTTCATACCGATCTTGGCTCACAATATACAAGCAGTGAGTTTACTCAACATATCCAAAACCATCATATTAAGCAATCCTTTAGTCAGAAAGGTTGCCCGTACGATAATGCCTGTATTGAATCCTTTCATGCCCTATTAAAGAAGGAAGAAGTCAACCACGTACAATATCTAGACTATCAAACAGCTAAATTAGCGATGTTCCAATTTATTGAAGGTTGGTATAACCGAAAAAGAATTCACAGCAGCTTGGGTTATCAAACCCCACAAGCCATTGAAGATCGAATTAGGAATACAGCTTAA